A genomic window from Fibrobacterota bacterium includes:
- a CDS encoding response regulator, producing MARILVIDDEEDMANVIRLVLETDGHTVQTELDPARAVVAAQEFSPELVLMDLVMPGMDGHQVFRALREVPALNAVPFAFLTSRDRSIDLMVGIHVLGASDFITKPFDRVDLLARVRKLLGK from the coding sequence ATGGCTCGCATCCTGGTGATCGACGATGAAGAGGATATGGCCAACGTCATCCGACTCGTGCTGGAGACCGATGGTCATACGGTGCAGACGGAACTTGATCCAGCCCGTGCCGTGGTGGCCGCACAGGAGTTCTCTCCGGAATTGGTCCTGATGGATCTGGTCATGCCGGGGATGGACGGTCACCAGGTCTTCCGCGCTCTGCGCGAAGTGCCGGCATTGAATGCGGTGCCGTTTGCGTTTCTCACCAGCCGCGACCGGTCCATCGATCTGATGGTGGGCATCCATGTGCTGGGTGCGTCGGACTTCATCACCAAGCCCTTCGATCGCGTGGATCTGCTGGCTCGGGTGCGGAAGCTCCTGGGCAAATAA
- the ybeY gene encoding rRNA maturation RNase YbeY, translated as MKTTIVFHGAKEFQIPDLTDLRQVARSVLVGEGASGTVDIVFQSPAAQRALNLTWRGLDRTTDVLSFHYGEPELFGELYIDPLLAQSQAVRYKHSFAAELRRLVVHGCLHLCGFDHGTTPERVRMRALELKYVATVQKR; from the coding sequence ATGAAAACCACCATTGTCTTCCACGGGGCCAAGGAATTCCAGATCCCCGATCTCACCGACTTGCGGCAGGTCGCCCGATCCGTCCTTGTGGGAGAAGGGGCGTCCGGCACCGTGGACATCGTCTTCCAATCTCCTGCGGCCCAACGCGCTCTCAACCTCACCTGGCGCGGACTCGATCGCACCACCGACGTGTTGTCCTTCCACTACGGCGAACCGGAACTGTTCGGCGAGCTCTACATCGATCCCCTCCTGGCCCAGAGCCAAGCCGTTCGCTACAAGCACAGCTTCGCGGCGGAATTGCGGCGGCTGGTGGTGCACGGCTGCCTGCACCTTTGCGGGTTCGACCATGGAACCACTCCGGAACGCGTGCGCATGCGGGCGTTGGAGCTCAAGTACGTGGCCACGGTGCAGAAGCGATGA
- the psd gene encoding phosphatidylserine decarboxylase (Phosphatidylserine decarboxylase is synthesized as a single chain precursor. Generation of the pyruvoyl active site from a Ser is coupled to cleavage of a Gly-Ser bond between the larger (beta) and smaller (alpha chains). It is an integral membrane protein.), whose translation MTRKTTFRSTVLFLVRILPRVACSRAFGKLASISHPRWFARLSIAVFHRAFPKIDLSEALDPSRSSYASLQAFFTRRLKPGMRPVEPGLLSAPSDGVFGQSGPIQSDTVLQAKGVPYSVAQFLQDPALAAELEGGAFSTIYLAPWNYHRVHHGFSGVLEACRHIPGDLWPVHRAAVEGIPGLFVANERAWVAVRSEEGLAVAVMVGAYNVGSIRLTANPELGRTVQGAWKPTSPSNVQAGDELGIFEMGSTVVLLTSKSLREKSGGAAFPETGRSVRCGMGMAFPR comes from the coding sequence TTGACTCGAAAAACTACGTTCCGTTCCACTGTGTTGTTCCTAGTCCGTATTCTGCCCAGGGTCGCTTGCTCCCGAGCTTTCGGGAAGCTAGCCTCCATTTCCCATCCACGTTGGTTCGCGCGGCTGTCGATCGCGGTCTTTCATCGGGCGTTCCCGAAGATCGACCTGTCGGAAGCCTTGGATCCGTCCCGATCCTCCTACGCGAGCCTGCAGGCCTTTTTCACCAGGCGTCTCAAGCCTGGCATGCGGCCGGTGGAGCCGGGATTGCTGTCGGCGCCGTCGGATGGCGTGTTCGGTCAGTCCGGCCCCATCCAGTCGGACACCGTCTTGCAGGCCAAGGGTGTGCCCTACTCGGTAGCGCAGTTCCTGCAAGATCCGGCGCTGGCCGCCGAACTGGAGGGGGGAGCCTTCTCCACCATCTACTTGGCGCCTTGGAACTACCACCGCGTGCACCATGGGTTTTCCGGTGTCTTGGAAGCTTGCCGCCACATTCCCGGCGATCTGTGGCCGGTCCATCGCGCGGCGGTGGAAGGCATTCCGGGGCTGTTCGTGGCCAACGAACGGGCCTGGGTGGCCGTCCGTTCGGAAGAAGGGCTCGCGGTCGCCGTGATGGTGGGCGCCTACAATGTCGGGTCCATTCGGCTTACGGCCAATCCAGAATTGGGCCGCACCGTCCAAGGCGCATGGAAACCAACCTCGCCTTCCAATGTGCAGGCGGGTGACGAACTGGGCATTTTCGAGATGGGCTCCACCGTGGTGCTCTTGACGAGCAAATCGCTTCGCGAGAAATCCGGTGGCGCGGCCTTTCCCGAAACCGGTCGTAGCGTCCGTTGCGGGATGGGGATGGCTTTCCCGAGGTGA
- a CDS encoding AAA family ATPase yields the protein MPIARIATGIEGLDRMTGGGFVERSANLVEGAPGTGKTTLGLQFLVRGIEERGEAGLYITFEEFPAQLYADARRMGWDLERYESEGKLRILFTTPTDLLAGMEDMDGSIERVIEELSIRRVVVDSLSHFEFLTDDPFQLRDIEFRLVSAFKREGCTSVFLRENGNILGDTNSQSRSPFVVDSFIILRYVELDSAVSKAMLVLKMRGSSHATDIRRYRIAQGGIVVEEKFLGQEGILGGAPRKSRADAFVEAFGKKR from the coding sequence ATGCCCATTGCCAGGATCGCTACAGGGATCGAGGGTCTAGACCGCATGACGGGAGGCGGATTCGTCGAACGCTCCGCCAACCTCGTGGAAGGAGCTCCCGGCACCGGGAAGACCACCCTTGGTCTGCAGTTTCTGGTGCGAGGCATCGAGGAACGCGGCGAAGCGGGCCTGTACATCACGTTCGAAGAATTTCCGGCGCAGCTCTACGCCGATGCCCGGCGCATGGGCTGGGATCTGGAACGCTACGAGAGCGAAGGAAAACTGCGGATCCTGTTCACCACTCCCACCGATCTGTTGGCGGGCATGGAAGACATGGACGGCTCCATCGAGCGTGTGATCGAGGAGCTTTCCATTCGCCGCGTGGTGGTGGACTCCCTGAGCCACTTCGAGTTTTTGACCGACGACCCGTTCCAGTTGCGCGACATCGAATTCCGTCTGGTTTCCGCCTTCAAGCGGGAAGGTTGCACGTCCGTGTTCTTGCGGGAAAACGGCAACATCCTTGGCGACACCAACAGCCAGAGCCGGTCGCCGTTCGTGGTCGACTCGTTCATCATCTTGCGGTACGTGGAGTTGGACAGCGCGGTTTCCAAGGCGATGCTCGTCCTGAAGATGCGCGGCTCGTCGCACGCCACCGACATCCGTCGCTACCGGATTGCCCAAGGCGGCATCGTGGTGGAAGAAAAGTTCCTGGGCCAAGAAGGCATTCTCGGCGGAGCGCCGCGCAAGTCCCGCGCGGACGCGTTCGTGGAGGCGTTCGGTAAAAAAAGATGA
- a CDS encoding HlyC/CorC family transporter yields the protein MILSLATLFAGIVLSAHFSTVRSIFGLFQRPGWRSPDGWAAIELKTRAHLESAAFPVTVSLGRSLGTLLFVLGGWNALFPDGRPGWIPAIASGLALLLLLYLLGDFFPRLAARMRAEALLSTSLWLQGLLAPFFLPAALPVVHLRRLLEKKLGWDGRFDFLTEHERAKLAESSQSQEVQVEQQIIRAALDLGETRVREILTPRLSVVSLPFSATREETLAVLRESRYSRVPVHDGGLDHVVGILHAKDLVGPSDEWNLSQHLREVVHVPETQLVSDLLRTLRTRQSMFAVVVDEHGAVSGIATLEDVLEEIVGEIHDETDDETPMVRSVGGGQFLVRGDARQETVAQGIGREHPPLPHPEDGMEADTLAGLVLALAGSIPEIGVPHDWGRWEFTVLEMEGNRISLIRLQRLPDPVQESSREIASEEGQSSPTIP from the coding sequence ATGATCCTCTCGCTGGCCACATTGTTTGCGGGAATCGTGCTGTCCGCTCATTTTTCCACGGTCCGATCGATCTTCGGATTGTTCCAGCGTCCCGGTTGGCGCTCCCCGGATGGCTGGGCGGCCATCGAACTGAAAACCCGCGCACATCTGGAATCCGCCGCTTTTCCCGTGACCGTGTCCCTGGGTCGCTCCCTCGGAACGCTCCTGTTCGTGCTGGGAGGCTGGAACGCGCTGTTCCCGGATGGCCGACCCGGTTGGATTCCCGCGATCGCCTCCGGGCTTGCGCTGTTGTTGCTGCTTTACCTGCTCGGCGACTTCTTCCCTCGCTTGGCCGCTCGGATGCGGGCGGAAGCCCTTCTCTCCACTTCGCTCTGGCTCCAAGGCCTGCTCGCGCCCTTTTTCCTGCCTGCCGCGCTGCCGGTCGTCCATCTGCGTCGGCTTCTGGAAAAAAAACTTGGCTGGGACGGTCGCTTCGATTTTCTCACCGAGCACGAACGCGCGAAACTCGCCGAATCCTCCCAGAGCCAGGAAGTCCAGGTGGAGCAGCAGATCATCCGGGCGGCGTTGGATCTGGGCGAGACACGGGTCCGGGAAATCCTCACCCCGCGCCTCAGCGTGGTCTCCCTTCCGTTTTCGGCGACCCGCGAGGAGACCCTGGCGGTCCTGCGCGAATCGAGATACTCGCGTGTGCCCGTCCATGATGGCGGGCTGGACCACGTGGTGGGAATCCTGCATGCCAAGGACCTGGTGGGGCCCTCCGACGAGTGGAACCTTTCCCAGCATCTGCGGGAGGTCGTGCACGTTCCGGAAACCCAGCTCGTATCCGACCTTCTGCGCACCTTGCGCACCAGGCAGAGCATGTTCGCGGTGGTGGTCGACGAACACGGCGCCGTCAGCGGGATCGCGACCCTGGAAGATGTGCTGGAAGAGATCGTCGGGGAGATCCACGACGAGACCGACGACGAGACCCCGATGGTGCGTTCCGTCGGCGGAGGACAATTTCTGGTTCGCGGGGACGCCAGACAGGAAACGGTCGCCCAGGGGATCGGGCGCGAGCACCCGCCTCTGCCCCACCCCGAAGACGGCATGGAAGCCGACACCTTGGCCGGCCTGGTGCTGGCCTTGGCCGGCAGCATCCCCGAAATCGGCGTTCCCCACGATTGGGGGCGTTGGGAATTCACCGTGCTGGAGATGGAAGGCAATCGCATCAGCCTGATTCGCCTGCAGAGACTTCCCGATCCCGTTCAGGAAAGTTCGCGCGAAATCGCTTCCGAAGAGGGACAGTCGAGCCCGACGATTCCCTGA
- the argF gene encoding ornithine carbamoyltransferase, whose translation MNKDLIDLLPWGEQAVLELIEDAATQKHLLKTRGPDTEFAGRTAALYFEKPSLRTRVTFEVAMNQKGGSALMLDAGTIGIGKRESLEDVARNLERWLDVLVCRTFSHKLVEELARLAKIPVINALTDVSHPCQAIAFAQTAIEHRAKLDGLTLVFVGDGNNVARSLAELAALTGMNFTLACPGGFELPADFVSQVQPFFARRDRRFVQSNDPKTAVAGADFLYGDVWVSMGQEGEKDAKTSHFLPFQINASLLDAAGSQALVTHCLPAHRGEEITDDVMDGPKAVCFDEAENRLHAQKAVLRRLFRATGRL comes from the coding sequence ATGAACAAAGACCTGATCGACCTCCTGCCTTGGGGAGAGCAAGCCGTCCTTGAACTCATCGAGGATGCTGCCACCCAGAAGCACCTCCTGAAGACGCGGGGACCGGATACCGAATTCGCAGGTCGCACGGCGGCGCTGTATTTCGAAAAGCCTTCCTTGCGCACCCGGGTGACCTTCGAAGTGGCCATGAACCAGAAGGGTGGTTCGGCGTTGATGCTGGATGCCGGCACCATCGGCATCGGCAAGCGGGAAAGCCTCGAGGACGTGGCGCGGAACCTGGAGCGCTGGCTGGATGTGTTGGTTTGCCGCACCTTTTCCCACAAACTGGTGGAAGAACTGGCGCGTTTGGCCAAGATTCCGGTGATCAACGCCCTCACCGATGTTTCCCACCCCTGCCAGGCGATCGCCTTCGCCCAGACGGCCATCGAGCATCGCGCCAAGTTGGACGGCCTCACGCTGGTCTTCGTGGGAGACGGCAACAACGTGGCGCGCTCCCTGGCGGAGCTCGCGGCGTTGACCGGGATGAACTTCACCCTGGCGTGTCCGGGCGGATTTGAGTTGCCTGCGGATTTCGTGAGCCAGGTGCAACCATTCTTCGCACGCAGGGACCGGCGCTTTGTGCAGTCCAACGACCCGAAGACCGCCGTGGCGGGAGCCGACTTCCTCTACGGGGACGTGTGGGTTTCCATGGGACAGGAAGGCGAGAAGGATGCCAAGACATCCCACTTCCTGCCCTTCCAGATCAACGCGAGCCTGTTGGATGCCGCCGGTTCCCAAGCGTTGGTCACCCATTGCTTGCCCGCCCATCGCGGGGAAGAAATCACCGATGATGTCATGGACGGTCCAAAAGCGGTATGCTTCGACGAAGCTGAAAATCGTCTGCATGCCCAGAAGGCCGTTTTGAGACGATTGTTCCGCGCCACCGGGAGGCTGTGA